Within the Drosophila miranda strain MSH22 chromosome Y unlocalized genomic scaffold, D.miranda_PacBio2.1 Contig_Y2_pilon, whole genome shotgun sequence genome, the region ATTTACCGTTGGCCAGCAaactgccagcagcagcattagGAGTGGAGTGAAACTCGCAAGAGAGAGGGCTTGAGAGGGTGAAACCAACCGAACTGTGTACGTAATACGTATGAAAGCGAGAGGCATTGGCGATGCACAGTGGTCCACGGAATGACAGGATTGAAACAGCTTAATTTGCACAGTGAGTGTCGAAGCTGTTTGATTGTATTGTACTCTACTTTGGTAGCCCGTATTTCGACCTTTCTCTGGAGTAACTACAGTACATATCCTTTCAATTGAGACCAGGAATGAGTTTCTTTGTGCCATGCATTGTACTTCATATTgtgttatatttatttgtataaCACTTCCGCTTTCTGGCTTTTCTGTATTCTGCTGAGGTGCTTTAAGCTGAGCTTTAAGTCCTTTCAAAACTTTGGTGCAGAAAATACACAAATAAAAAACATTTTGTtcacatattttatttatacaaAAATTACACATtttatgtatgtgtgtgtgttcccACACTCCGTAGATGGGTCTCCAGTCCAGGTCTGGCTCTGGCGCTGGCTCCGTATCCTCCATTTCCGCTCCGTTTCCCcagccagcagcaggggcCACCGTCATCTGGACCTGTCGATGCCCCATACAGAGGCAGACACTGGGAGAAATAGTCTACTAATAACTTTTCTTTAAGATAAGTAGCAAAAAATTGTACACATGTCATTTTTGTCAGTGTAGAGTGACGGTATACCAACATACTCTTTGTTCGAGCTCATCCATCCATACTTGAGCGCCTTTTCTCCAAGTGTAGCAGCAACCACAGCAGAATCGAACGATGCTTGGCCCTGATGCAGATACAGAGGCAGCTGGTCAGGTAATTACGTAAATGAAATCAGAATCGAGGTAAGCTGCATAATGCAGTCGGACGAAGAGGGGGGCAGGAAAATTGAATGACCAGTTGATCTGGGAGGAGGTGAAGGTGGGGCTGCAGCTGGGACTGTGGGTTGTGTGTGGCCCGAGGGTGTGGCTTGCCAATTGTTTTCCTGTGGGTCCACCAGGACATGTGGCCGCCGGCCAGCACTTGATGCGGCTGTGCGAGTGTAATGGAAGATGGAACGGATATTTCGGGTTCGATTGTATAATCGGTTCACAGTCATCTGTTCCAAGAGAAGTTTAGCCCCGAGGGGTCATAATTGCAATGACAATTCCAGCACAGAGAAGGGAATACGTTCATTTCTCATCTCCCAGTCATTGCTTTGGCATGAAAGCTCTTCAGTAACGTTTCGTTCTGTCATCTTGAAAAGAGTTCAAGATGAAAATAAAAAGCGGAAAAGCGGAAACGCAAAAAACGGAAACAAATTGCAAGCCACTTTCATTCCTGGTAGGACGCCGCTGGGTGCACGAGGGGAGGTCTGTATAATGCGATTGAAATGCCGATGGAAGAGGGTAAGGGTAAACCTTTTTTTGTGCAACTGTGCGAATGCGCAATGTGACGTAAAGCAGacgaaatgaaatgaatttaattatgaAAAATCGCATCGCCCTCGATGGAGTACttaaaaaatacaataaatcATTTGACATCACAACCAAGAGTGGAATTAATCAAATTTTTGCCAGAAGTTTCCACTCGAATCCACTGAATCGAAAGGCAAATAATGAAGAAATGAACAAAAGATAGAGCCGATGACAAATCTATCAAGTGTCTGCAATGATAATTTTTTGTGCTGCTTTATTTGCTGAGTCTTTCCTCCCTCCCCACCTGAGTCGCGCTCCCTTCAATCTCCGCCCAAACCAAACCCAATTTCCGCCAAAGAAATCAATGGCGTGACACGCTGGCAGGGGCGGGGTAGCCTGGCTGCCTGGGGCGGCCTTTCAAtccataaaaaaaacgagggggaacgttgtgagttgctgcggacacccgatactaagtcagtatggctttcctccggcagacgctgctaatattaaacgatacgacaaagagtgcgtgcgagagagacagaaaatcagtctgagcgtgacgtcgggcgctgcgtagccagtgcaaattgatttgttccttttggctatacaaattatctgatctggtccagattcagcaatctgatagatatggtcgttatctatgattctgcgcttttagttttctcgaatgtgcaatattgtggatgcgacagattttcgtcctttgtgggggcggaagggggtggggcgaatttctgagataaacgttttatagtgagatctaacagaagtgcggataccaaatttgctTGCTCTAGCctcaatagtctctgagatttgtggatgccccagattttcgtcatttgcgggggcggaagggggtgtggcgaaatttggacatgaaacggtcaaggtccgatatcacaggagtgtggataccaaatttggttgctctggctcttataggttctgagatccttgaactcatattttgcaattggcaaaaccgaccatgaaacctgtgtgttagagagagaccgagcgagaaagaatgaaattgttttcttgattctggctataataattatacgatctgattgagattttacgatctagaacatatagtcatcctctacgattctgcgtttttggttttatcgtatctttaaaaatgtggatgccacagattttcgtcctttgtgggggcggaagtgggcggggcgaagttttgaaatatttttgtagcagtgacatatcacaaaagtctggatccaaaacatcgttgctctcgctcttatagtctttgagcactagacGCTGAagaggacggacagacggacggacggacagacatggctcaaaaACCTAGAATTTATTGAAATCTGTGGATTTTCCCAACCGAGAAAGtgaaaacgttgtgagttgctgcggacaccgcaactctacggttatacccgatactaagtcagtatggctctcctccggcagacgccgctaatattaaacgacacgacaaagagtgcgtgcgagaaagacagaaaatcagtctgagcgtgacgtcgggcgctgcgtagccactgcaaattgatttgttcctattggctataaaaatgatctgatctgatccagattcagcaatctgatagatatggtcattatctatgattctgcgtttttagttttctcgtatcctcaatattgtggatgtaacagattttcgttctttgtggtggcggaagaggttggggcgaaattttgagatatacgttttatagtgagatctaactggagtgcggataccaaatttggttactctagccttaatagtctctgagatttgtgaatatccccagattttaattttttgcgggggcggaagggggtgtggcgaaattttgaaacaaactcgtctcggtccgatacattaggagtgtgtataccaaatttggttgctctagcttttgtagtctctgagatctaggcgctaatgttttactctaagcaaagccacctatgctatgtgtgtgttagagagagacagggcgagaaaaaatgaaattgttttcttgatgctggctataataataatacgatcttttTCAAATTCtgtagtctaaaagatatggtcattctctacgattctgcgtttttagttttatactatctttaaaaatgtagatgccacagattttcgtcctttgtgggggcggaagtgggcggggcgaagttaagaaatatttttgtagcagtgacatatcacagaagtctggatccaaaacatcgttgctctagcttttatagtctttgagcactaggcgctaatagggacggacagacggacagacggacggacggacagacggacagacagacatggctcaatcgactcggctattgatgctgatcaagaatatatatactttatggcgtcggaaacgattccttctggacgttacacacatccacttttaccacaaatctaatataccaatactcattttgagtatcgggtataaaaatgggtAATTTCCTTGCACTATGCCatttttctctcagtgtagaATATAAATAATATCTCAGAAATTAAAGACAACCGCTGGTTCCGTTCCTTCCCCAATTTTAGATACCCTGCCGTTCATAGCAATATCAGTGTCATCCCATGTGCCATCGCAGGAGATTGAAGAGAGTGATTTCTCCGATTGAAGCGTAATATATACGATATAGTACTAATCGAAAGGTGAGTCCTAACGAGTGCACTCATTTGGAGTTTACGCCGGAAGCCTTCCATGGCTGTATCTTTTCCATCTATCAAATAATTCCGATCCAATTTTTCAACTCCAAtctaattatacccgatactcaaaatgagtattggggtatattagatttgtggtaaaagtggatgtgtgtaacgtccagaaggaatcgtttccgaccccataaagtatatatattcttgatcagcatcaatagccgagtcgattgagccatgtctgtctgtccgtctgtccgtccgtccgtctgtccgtccgtccgtctgtccgtccccttcagcgcctagtgctcaaagactataagagctagagcaacgatgttttggatccagacttctgtgatatgtcactgctacaaaaatatttcaaaacttcgccatgctcacttccgcccccacaaagaacgaaaatctgtggcatccacaattttaaaaacatgagaaaaccaaaaacgtagaattgtagaaaattaccatatctttaagactgcggaatctgaattggatcgtattattattatagccagcatcaagaaaacaatttcattttttctcgccctgtctctctctaacacacacatagcataggtggctttgcttagagtaaaacattagcgcctagatctcagagactacaaaagctagagcaaccaaatttggtatacacCCTCCTAAtgtatcggaccgagacgagtttgtttcaaaatttcgccacacccccttccgcccccgcaaaggatgaaaatctggcgatattcaaaaatctcagagactattaaggctagagtaaccaaatttggtatccgcactcctgttagatcttactataaaacgtgtatctcaaaatttcgccccacccccttccgcccacacaaaggacgaaaatctgttgcatccacaatattgcatattcgagaaaactaaaaacgcagtatcatagataatgaccatatctatcagattgctgaatctggatcagatcagatcatttttaggatccaataggaacaaatcaatttgcagtggttacgcagcgcccgacgtcacgcccagactgattttctgtctctctcgcacgcactctttgtcgtgtcgtttaatattagcggcgtctgccggaggagagccatactgacttagtatcgggtataaccgtagagttgcggtgtccgcagcaactcacaacgttccccctcgttttgttatacccgatactcaaaataagtattggggtatattagatttgtggtaaaagtggatgtgtgtaacgtccagaaggaatcgtttccgaccccataaagtatatatattcttgatcagcatcaatagccgagtcgattgagccctgtctgtctgtccgtctgtccgtccgtccgtccgtccgtccgtccgtccgtccgtccgtccccttcagcgcctagtgctcaaagactataagagctaaagcaacgatgttttggatccagacttctgtgatatgtcactgctacaaaaatatttcaaaacttcgccccgcccacgtccgcccccacaaaagacgaaaatctgtggcatctacatttttaaagatggtataaaactaaaagcgcagaatcgcagaagatgactatatcttctagagtgcaaaatctgagcCAGATCGTAtagttattatagccagaatcaagaaaacaatttcattctttctcgctctgtctctctctaacacacaggtttcatggtcggttttgccaattgcaaaatatgagttcaaggatctcagaacctataagagccagagcaaccaaatttggtatccacactcctgtgatatcggaccttgaccgtttcgtgtccaaatttcgccacgaaattctggggcatccacaaatctcaaagactattaaggctagagcaaccaaatttggtatccgcacttctgttagatctcactataaaacgtatatctcaaaatttcgccccacccccttccgcccccacaaaagacgaaaatctgttgcatctacaatatttgacattcgagaaaactaaaaacgcagaatcatagataatgaccacaTCTATcggattgctgaatctgggtcagatcggatcatttttgtagccaaaaggaacaaattaatttgcagtggctacgcagaccccgacgtcacgctcagactgattttctgtctctctcgcacgcactctttgtcgtgtcgttcaatattagcggcgtctgccggagagagccatactgacttagtatcgggtataactgtagagttgcggtgtccgcagcaactcacaacgttccacctcgttttgaATATCGTTTCATTGGTGTTCTATATTTTCCCTTTACGGAATGCTCCTTTATTGATGTCACACGGTTACGAGTACATTAGATGGGGCCTTGGGCCGTTCATTTATAGGCCAAACTCAAAACTCGTTGCGGACATTGAAGTCCTTATAGTCCCAGCCACTGGCAGTACCTTCTGCTGTGGATCCAACAGCACCTGGAGTGGCATCAGGGGAGTTGATGTAGATGGTGCCCTGTCCTGGCTTGCCCGATTCGTAGGCCTTGCCTCCGACTCCTTGCAGCTTCCGTTGATGACCACGTTTCCAGCTGGGATTAGAGACAAAGGGATGGCAAGAGGCTAGGAAGGGACCCCCGCTGGTCGGCTTACCTGAGGCCAGGCAGACCAGAACAGAGACAATAGCAAAGGCAAGGCTTAGATGCATCATTCTCGATCTGTGTGCAGGCGAAATGTAGTCGGAACACGGCAAAGCAGATCGCTTTTAAACATTCTCAACAGCTTTGAGTCGAGACTGGAGAAATGCCCCCAAACCAGTTCGATTGACAGGTAATTCTTTGAAATGAGTTTTCCACGAAGCTCACAGCTATCGAGCTTTGATTAATTTATTTAGATCAACTTTTAGGTCGTCGCCCCAGCACCGCGGTGCACCGGTTCAACCCCGAATGTTGCAACCGACGCAGTCGTCGTTGCGCACAACGGTTCCTGGATAGCCCCGAGCCACCCAGATTGATGTACTGGCCACGAGGCTCCCACTGGCGTCTGTGGCGTCTTCCTATGTGCTGGGATCCGCCTGCCGACTGTTGCAATGTCCAGTCACCAGCCGAATCGTCGTCATCCTCATCTGATGCTTGGTGGCGGCGCCCCGGAGTGGTCTTTGGCTTGGGCTTGGCCGTCGTCTGACGTCCTTGTCCTCGGGGTGGTGTCTTATGGGTGGTGCTTGTCGTACGGCCATCGTTACAGTCTTTGCACTCACCCTTGATGGTCACTTTGCCAGCTGCAGAGTGAAAGATATTAGATGCGTCTAGTGGCCAGCCAACGGAAACTGACCTTGCCAGACACGTTTCTTTTATACCCGTCCCGATCGACAGAACGATCCGTAATATTTCTATAATAAATGCATCAAATAATCGTATATAAGACGAAGTAAATGCTTGCGAATGTAAATATATTTACTAGAACTGGAAAACGTACATAGATAGATATTTTCTAGACAAAACTTGAACTGTTAATGACTTTTGCTCATAGAGATTACGAAATCGCAATcgcaaatcaagaaggaaacATATGTGTTTGAAATCCAAATACTAACCCTAAAGCCAAGTCCATCAATCCAACAGAACGCAGAGATTCTATAAGATGGGTATGTGGGCTCTTTTTGATAAGAAATCGGACTAGAATCCCCACTTGGGCTTCGATGAAGACATCGCTAggaatatttattttcatcCCTATAGGCTGTGCGCTGGAAAATCCAGAATCAAATACGcaacaaaataataatattatcGGCCTGAGCGACGAGCGGTGTTTTCCCAAGACCGCCTGGGTCTGGGGTTATCTGAAAGCCCACTGCACCTGAACCGAGTCGAGCGGAGTGGGGCGTATTCGATCCGACGCTAAGCTGACTATATAAGATAAGTATCAGTTGAGGCACTCGCCCAGAACCAGAACAAGTCTAGAGCAGATCCAGAAACAGAACCCAAACCAAAACCAGCATCAACATGAAGTTCTTCTCAGTTGTCACCGTCTTTCTGCTCGGTCTGCTCGCCCTAGCCAATGGTGAGTTAAACGTTTGATAAGCGTATGCCTTCAAAATTTACTATAATTTACGATTTTCCAGCTGTTCCCCTGTCGCCCGATCCCGGCAATGTGGTCATCAACGGCGACTGCAAGTACTGCAATGTCCATGGAGGAAAGTAGGGGCCTGCCGCCCTTGCCCGAATATCGACCGAAGGCCATACATagataaaaaacgagggggaacgttgtgagttgctgcggacaccgcaactctacagttatacccgatacaaagtcggtatggctctctccggcagacgccgctaatattgaacgacacgacaaagagtgcgtgcgagagagacagaaaatcagtctgagcgtgacgtcggggtctgcgtagccactgcaaattgatttgttccttttggctacaaaaatgatccgatctgacccagattcagcaatctgatagatatggtcattatcaatgattctgcgtttttagttttctcgaatgtgcaatattgtggatgcaacagattttcgtcctttgtgggggcggaagggggtggggcgaaattctgagatatacgttttatagtgagatctaacagaagtgcggataccaaatttggttactctagccttaatagtctctgagatttgtggatgcgccagattttcgtcctttgcgggggcagaacggggtgtggcgaaattcggacacgaaacggtcaaggtccgatatcacaggagtgtggataccaaatttggttgctctggctcttataggttctgagatccttgaactcatattttgcaattggcaaaaccgaccatgaaacctgtgtgttagagagagacagagcgagaaaaaatgaaattgttttcttgattctggctataataattatacgatctgattgagattttacgatctagaacatatagtcatcctctacgattctgcgtttttggttttatcgtatctttaaaaatgtggatgccacagattttcgctctttgtgggggcggaagtgggcggggcgaagttttgaaatatttttgtagcagtgacatatcacaaaagtctggatccaaaacatcgttgctctcgctcttatagtctttgagcactaggcgctgaaggggacggacagacggacggacggacagacatggctcaaaaACCTACAATTTATTGAAATCTGTGGATTTTCCCAACCGAGAAAGtgaaaacgttgtgagttgctgcggacaccgcaactctacggttatacccgatactaagtcagtatggctctcctccggcagacgccgctaatattaaacgacacgacaaagagtgcgtgcgagagagacagaaaatcagtctgagcgtgacgtcgggcgctgcgtagcc harbors:
- the LOC117193403 gene encoding immune-induced peptide 2-like, encoding MKFFSVVTVFLLGLLALANAVPLSPDPGNVVINGDCKYCNVHGGK